One window of the Herbiconiux sp. L3-i23 genome contains the following:
- a CDS encoding MFS transporter, with protein MSAGASSSQIFRQPRTVWAVAFASVVAFMGIGLVDPILPKIAADLDATPTETELLFTSYLLITGLAMLVTSWVSSRIGAKRTLLVGLALIVLFAALAALSGNVEMVIGFRAGWGLGNALFISTALATIVGVATGGTASAIILYEAALGLGIAIGPLLGGLLGSISWRGPFFGTAALMAVGFIAILTLLRSEKTEKPTPIPFTAPFRALRQPALAALAATAFLYNIGFFILLAYTPFPLGFDALGIGFTFFGWGVGLAITSVWVAPILTSRLPRTTVIAIALLVLALDLVFAAFAIASPAALVVAVVVGGLVLGVLNTVLTESVMEATDLPRSVASSSYSAVRFIGGAVAPPLATLLADTVAASTPYFVAAVAVLAATLVVLLSRRALARVNGGVEPPRVEAQAIALGDA; from the coding sequence GTGAGCGCCGGCGCCTCGTCCTCGCAGATCTTCCGTCAGCCCCGCACCGTGTGGGCGGTCGCGTTCGCAAGCGTGGTCGCCTTCATGGGCATCGGACTCGTCGACCCGATCCTCCCGAAGATCGCGGCGGATCTCGACGCGACACCGACCGAGACGGAACTGCTGTTCACGAGCTACCTGCTGATCACCGGTCTCGCCATGCTCGTGACGAGCTGGGTCTCGTCCCGCATCGGCGCGAAGCGCACCCTGCTGGTCGGACTCGCCCTCATCGTCCTGTTCGCCGCGCTGGCAGCACTCAGCGGCAACGTGGAGATGGTGATCGGCTTCCGCGCCGGATGGGGACTCGGCAACGCCCTGTTCATCTCCACCGCACTCGCCACCATCGTCGGCGTCGCCACCGGTGGGACCGCGTCGGCGATCATCCTCTACGAAGCGGCGCTCGGTCTCGGCATCGCCATCGGTCCGCTGCTCGGCGGGCTGCTCGGCAGCATCAGCTGGCGCGGCCCGTTCTTCGGCACCGCAGCGCTGATGGCGGTCGGCTTCATCGCGATCCTCACCCTGCTGCGAAGCGAGAAGACCGAGAAGCCCACCCCGATCCCGTTCACCGCCCCGTTCCGGGCACTGCGCCAGCCCGCGCTGGCCGCGCTGGCCGCGACGGCGTTCCTCTACAACATCGGGTTCTTCATCCTGCTGGCCTACACGCCGTTCCCGCTCGGCTTCGACGCGCTCGGCATCGGCTTCACCTTCTTCGGTTGGGGCGTCGGACTCGCCATCACCTCGGTGTGGGTCGCGCCGATCCTCACGAGCCGGTTGCCGCGGACGACGGTGATCGCCATCGCGCTGCTCGTGCTCGCACTCGACCTCGTGTTCGCGGCCTTCGCGATCGCCTCCCCCGCCGCGCTGGTCGTGGCGGTCGTGGTGGGCGGACTCGTGCTCGGCGTCCTCAACACGGTGCTGACCGAGAGCGTGATGGAGGCGACGGACCTGCCGCGGTCAGTGGCGTCGTCCTCGTACTCCGCGGTGCGGTTCATCGGCGGCGCCGTCGCCCCACCGCTCGCCACCCTCCTCGCCGACACCGTGGCCGCCTCCACGCCGTACTTCGTCGCCGCCGTCGCCGTGCTGGCCGCCACCCTCGTCGTCCTGCTCTCGCGCCGCGCGCTCGCCCGAGTGAATGGCGGCGTCGAGCCTCCTCGCGTCGAGGCCCAGGCGATCGCTCTCGGCGACGCCTGA
- a CDS encoding DMT family transporter, which produces MGYVWAVLSAILFGINGSVAKVAIEAGITAAQLTFFRSIGAAVLCAVALLIVDRRGFRPDRRSLLGFAVLGLIGVAGVQWLYAMAISRLPVGIALMIEYLGVPLVALAALVLFRERIRPRLWAGIALMLAGLAVVAQVWDSRLDALGLIFAVLAAVALAVYFIVGERGVRSSSPLAVGFWSMLTAAVFWSLFSGWWEIDPAVFGRSVALEGVPGVEPPVWVALIWIVALGSFAPFVLSFLALRTLGATRGGVLASAEVVFAFAAAWLLLGESLDLLQLLGGAAVIAGIVLAQTARPGTAVDADLALPPPTDPPRRERVGGWS; this is translated from the coding sequence GTGGGCTACGTCTGGGCGGTTCTCTCGGCGATCCTGTTCGGGATCAACGGAAGTGTCGCGAAGGTCGCGATCGAGGCCGGCATCACGGCGGCGCAGCTCACCTTCTTCCGATCGATCGGCGCGGCCGTACTCTGCGCTGTGGCGCTCCTCATCGTCGATCGCCGAGGATTCCGCCCCGACCGCCGATCCCTGCTCGGGTTCGCCGTGCTCGGTCTCATCGGGGTCGCGGGTGTGCAGTGGCTCTACGCCATGGCGATCTCGCGGCTGCCGGTCGGCATCGCGCTGATGATCGAGTACCTGGGCGTGCCGCTCGTCGCGTTGGCGGCCCTCGTGCTCTTCCGCGAGCGGATCCGACCGCGTCTCTGGGCGGGGATCGCACTCATGCTCGCGGGGCTCGCCGTGGTCGCGCAGGTCTGGGATTCGCGCCTCGACGCGCTCGGGTTAATCTTCGCCGTGCTGGCCGCGGTGGCGCTCGCCGTCTACTTCATCGTCGGCGAACGCGGCGTCCGGTCGTCGTCGCCGCTGGCGGTGGGGTTCTGGTCGATGCTCACGGCCGCGGTGTTCTGGAGCCTGTTCAGCGGCTGGTGGGAAATCGACCCCGCGGTCTTCGGCAGGAGCGTCGCGCTCGAGGGCGTGCCCGGAGTCGAGCCGCCCGTGTGGGTCGCGCTCATCTGGATCGTCGCCCTCGGCTCGTTCGCCCCGTTCGTGCTGAGCTTCCTCGCCCTGCGCACACTCGGCGCGACCCGCGGTGGAGTGCTCGCGTCAGCCGAGGTCGTGTTCGCCTTCGCGGCAGCATGGTTGCTGCTCGGCGAGTCGCTCGATCTGCTGCAGCTGCTCGGCGGCGCGGCGGTGATCGCGGGCATCGTGCTCGCCCAGACGGCACGCCCCGGCACCGCCGTCGACGCGGATCTCGCGCTCCCGCCGCCGACGGATCCGCCACGGCGCGAGCGTGTCGGAGGCTGGTCGTAG
- a CDS encoding sensor histidine kinase, protein MTEKPVAASGAASASTGAFYRFLAAHPRLVDAVIASAVLFFTGMPYLIVAAVSIVTGSPDAPGELFVLAIELALVVPLFWRRTHPVIAAAVMLVPCLIQLIWDVEIVAGQVAVLIIIAALAGYAPRWASRGGLALALVGILLLAIRTSGFSSQGGHPWIGLVIFTVLGWSLVGVAWLTGDQTRSRRVERAALADRADRIERERDRELKLAAADERAHIAREMHDIVAHSLSIIVTQADGARYAAPPAAGPVLPALEAIAETARTSLSDMRRLLGVFRADEDAPTAPSPRVAEIPALLDAVRASGLAVRFTTSGERNRPELPMGAELVLYRVIQESLTNVLKHAGGGAHAEVDLAWGAREVVVSVSDNGRGMAAEQHDPGHGLHGMRERLALYGGGLAVGESPAGGVSVRASLPYERELGT, encoded by the coding sequence GTGACCGAGAAGCCCGTCGCCGCCTCAGGGGCCGCCTCCGCCTCGACGGGCGCGTTCTACCGCTTCCTCGCAGCGCATCCCCGCCTCGTCGACGCGGTCATCGCGAGTGCGGTGCTGTTCTTCACCGGGATGCCGTACCTCATCGTCGCGGCGGTCTCCATCGTCACCGGCTCGCCGGATGCTCCCGGCGAGCTCTTCGTGCTCGCCATCGAGCTCGCGCTCGTGGTGCCGCTGTTCTGGCGCCGCACCCATCCGGTCATCGCCGCCGCCGTCATGCTGGTGCCGTGCCTGATCCAGCTGATCTGGGACGTCGAGATCGTCGCCGGTCAGGTGGCGGTGCTGATCATCATCGCCGCCCTCGCCGGCTACGCGCCGCGATGGGCGTCCCGCGGCGGGTTGGCGCTCGCGCTCGTCGGCATCCTCCTGCTGGCGATCCGCACCTCCGGCTTCTCCAGCCAGGGCGGCCACCCCTGGATCGGCCTCGTGATCTTCACCGTGCTCGGCTGGTCGCTCGTGGGAGTGGCGTGGTTGACCGGCGACCAGACCCGCTCACGCCGGGTCGAGCGCGCCGCGCTCGCCGACCGCGCGGATCGGATCGAGCGGGAACGCGACCGCGAACTGAAGCTCGCCGCCGCCGACGAGCGCGCGCACATCGCTCGCGAGATGCACGACATCGTCGCGCACTCGCTCTCGATCATCGTCACGCAGGCCGACGGCGCACGGTACGCGGCACCGCCCGCCGCGGGTCCGGTGCTGCCCGCGCTCGAGGCGATCGCCGAGACCGCCCGCACCTCGCTCTCCGACATGCGGCGCCTGCTCGGCGTCTTCCGCGCCGACGAGGACGCCCCGACGGCGCCGTCGCCGCGGGTCGCCGAGATCCCCGCGCTGCTCGACGCCGTGCGCGCCTCGGGGCTCGCGGTGCGCTTCACCACATCGGGCGAGCGGAATCGACCAGAGCTGCCGATGGGTGCCGAGCTCGTGCTCTACCGGGTGATCCAGGAATCGCTCACCAACGTGCTGAAGCATGCCGGTGGCGGCGCTCATGCGGAGGTTGACCTCGCGTGGGGCGCCCGAGAGGTCGTCGTCAGCGTGTCGGACAACGGGCGCGGCATGGCCGCAGAGCAGCACGACCCCGGACACGGCCTCCACGGCATGCGCGAGCGACTCGCGCTCTACGGCGGAGGACTCGCGGTCGGTGAGTCGCCCGCCGGCGGGGTCTCGGTGCGGGCGTCGCTGCCCTACGAACGGGAGCTCGGAACATGA
- a CDS encoding methionine synthase encodes MPPLLPTSTAGSLPKPSWLAEPEKLWSPWKLDGDALVEGKQDALRIAVQEQRVRGIDIVSDGEQTRQHFVTTFIEHLSGVDFEQRETVRIRDRYDASVPTVVGAVGRDRPVFVDDAKFLRAQTDQPIKWALPGPMTMIDTLYDRHYKSREKLAWEFATILNEEARELEAAGVDIIQFDEPAFNVFHDDVRDWGVATLERAAEGLRAETAVHICYGYGIKANTDWKATLGAEWRQYEQSFPLLQRSSIDIVSLECQHSHVPMDLIELIRGKKVMLGAIDVATEAVETPDEVADTLRRALEFVDADKLIPSTNCGMAPLPRNVALGKLTALSAGAEIVRGELAAV; translated from the coding sequence ATGCCTCCTCTTCTTCCCACCTCGACCGCCGGCAGCCTTCCGAAGCCCTCGTGGCTCGCGGAGCCCGAGAAGCTCTGGTCTCCCTGGAAGCTCGACGGGGATGCGCTCGTCGAAGGCAAGCAGGATGCTCTGCGCATCGCCGTGCAGGAGCAGCGAGTGCGCGGCATCGACATCGTGAGCGATGGCGAGCAGACCCGGCAGCACTTCGTGACGACGTTCATCGAGCACCTCAGCGGGGTCGACTTCGAGCAGCGGGAGACGGTGCGCATCCGCGACCGGTACGACGCGAGCGTGCCGACCGTCGTCGGTGCCGTCGGGCGGGACAGGCCCGTCTTCGTCGATGACGCGAAGTTCCTCCGCGCCCAGACCGACCAGCCGATCAAATGGGCGCTGCCCGGACCGATGACGATGATCGACACGCTCTACGACCGGCACTACAAGAGCCGCGAGAAACTGGCGTGGGAGTTCGCGACGATCCTCAACGAGGAGGCGCGGGAGCTCGAGGCGGCGGGCGTCGACATCATCCAGTTCGACGAGCCCGCGTTCAACGTCTTCCACGACGACGTGCGCGACTGGGGGGTCGCAACCCTGGAGCGGGCGGCCGAAGGCCTGCGGGCCGAGACTGCGGTGCACATCTGCTACGGCTACGGGATCAAGGCCAACACCGACTGGAAGGCGACCCTCGGGGCGGAGTGGCGGCAGTACGAGCAGTCGTTCCCGCTGCTGCAGCGGTCGAGCATCGACATCGTGTCGCTCGAATGCCAGCACTCCCATGTGCCGATGGATCTGATCGAGCTCATCCGCGGCAAGAAAGTCATGCTCGGAGCCATCGACGTGGCGACCGAGGCGGTCGAGACGCCTGACGAGGTCGCCGACACCCTCCGCAGGGCACTCGAGTTCGTCGACGCCGACAAGCTCATCCCGAGCACCAACTGCGGCATGGCTCCGTTGCCGAGGAACGTCGCGCTCGGCAAGCTGACCGCTCTGAGTGCGGGTGCCGAGATCGTGCGCGGAGAGCTCGCGGCGGTCTGA
- a CDS encoding FtsX-like permease family protein, whose translation MKIWALRELRESAGRYSASVAVVAVVSAFAVLLLETIAVFGAALRQAGFDGVESVQAGLLSVGVVFLGIAVLVAAIVISNTFSMVYAGRVRDIALLRLVGATGAQVRRTSLLDGAAVGLAGAVLGIAAGALLSIAGISAINASAGAELAFLIEPQIVLVPLLGSLLATIGASYAGSRTVSRVAPGEAGRSMPEGQRIPERASRVRVVVGIVLFALGTGLLLLGVAVGAVSPFGILVAFPGGVLSIIGVIVGAPVLLPPVLALGARLMPRGAAARLAGANLRHDPVRTARTVLAMVIGVTLLTMFTVAGQMFIASTRDYLGDEAAGVSEVIDGLLTAVYVLTSFSVIVAAIGLGSTLSMSVLQRRRELGVLRALGLTTRQSRGMLLAESLLISAVGIVVGLALGIGYGFVGANSVLGSQSFQLPSVPPPFLLAVIAGGLAFGAIASLAPGVRASRIPPAEALREA comes from the coding sequence ATGAAGATCTGGGCTCTTCGCGAACTGCGCGAATCGGCCGGACGCTACTCGGCGAGCGTCGCCGTGGTCGCGGTCGTCTCGGCGTTCGCCGTGCTGCTCCTCGAGACGATCGCGGTCTTCGGCGCTGCACTGCGTCAGGCCGGATTCGACGGGGTCGAATCGGTGCAGGCGGGCCTCCTGAGCGTCGGGGTCGTCTTCCTCGGCATCGCCGTGCTCGTCGCCGCGATCGTCATCAGCAACACGTTCTCGATGGTCTACGCCGGTAGGGTGCGCGACATCGCGCTGTTGCGCCTCGTCGGCGCGACCGGCGCTCAGGTGCGCCGCACATCGCTGCTCGACGGCGCCGCGGTCGGTCTCGCCGGCGCCGTGCTCGGCATCGCCGCGGGCGCTCTGCTGAGCATCGCCGGCATCTCCGCGATCAATGCGTCGGCCGGCGCAGAACTCGCATTCCTGATCGAGCCGCAGATCGTGCTCGTGCCGCTGCTTGGCTCGCTGCTGGCGACCATCGGCGCGTCCTACGCGGGATCGCGCACCGTCTCACGCGTCGCTCCGGGCGAGGCGGGACGCTCGATGCCCGAAGGGCAACGCATCCCGGAGCGGGCGTCGCGGGTCCGCGTCGTCGTCGGCATCGTGCTCTTCGCGCTCGGCACCGGTCTGCTGCTGCTCGGGGTCGCCGTCGGAGCGGTGTCGCCGTTCGGCATCCTCGTCGCCTTCCCCGGCGGGGTGCTGTCGATCATCGGCGTGATCGTCGGAGCACCGGTGCTGCTGCCGCCGGTACTCGCCCTCGGCGCTCGGCTGATGCCGCGCGGCGCGGCCGCACGGCTCGCCGGAGCGAACCTCCGCCACGACCCGGTCCGCACCGCGCGAACCGTTCTCGCGATGGTGATCGGCGTCACCCTGCTGACCATGTTCACGGTCGCCGGTCAGATGTTCATCGCCTCGACGCGCGACTACCTCGGCGACGAGGCGGCCGGGGTGTCGGAGGTCATCGACGGGTTGCTCACCGCCGTGTACGTGTTGACCTCGTTCTCGGTGATCGTCGCCGCGATCGGCCTCGGCAGCACCTTGTCGATGTCGGTGCTGCAGCGGCGACGCGAACTCGGAGTGCTGCGCGCCCTCGGGCTCACGACCCGTCAGTCGCGCGGAATGCTGCTGGCCGAGAGCCTGCTCATCTCGGCGGTCGGCATCGTCGTCGGACTCGCCCTGGGCATCGGCTACGGCTTCGTCGGCGCGAACTCGGTGCTCGGATCGCAGTCGTTCCAACTGCCGAGCGTGCCGCCGCCGTTCCTGCTCGCAGTGATCGCAGGCGGCCTGGCCTTCGGCGCCATCGCGTCGCTCGCCCCCGGAGTGCGCGCGAGCCGCATACCGCCGGCCGAGGCCCTGCGCGAGGCCTGA
- a CDS encoding response regulator transcription factor gives MTEAHSETPTIRVAVVDDQALVRGGLSMLIASQPDMTVAVEASDGQEALDILTRTPVDVVLMDVRMPRVDGLEATRRLLDGRADGPKVVMLTTFDLDEYVLAAIRVGASGFLLKDARPEQLLEAVRTVARGDAVIAPSMTRRLLDHVAPLIAAEPAVVSDAARLVATLTERERDVFLLIAAARSNAEIASDLFLSEATVKTHVAHILTKLGARDRVQAVVVAYEAGVVGPSSSHPKG, from the coding sequence ATGACGGAAGCGCACAGCGAGACCCCCACCATCCGAGTGGCGGTGGTCGACGACCAAGCCCTCGTGCGCGGCGGGCTCTCGATGCTGATCGCGTCGCAGCCCGACATGACGGTGGCCGTCGAGGCGTCCGACGGGCAGGAAGCGCTCGACATTCTGACCCGGACACCCGTCGACGTAGTGCTCATGGATGTCCGCATGCCGCGCGTCGATGGCCTCGAAGCGACGCGGCGACTGCTCGACGGGCGCGCCGACGGACCCAAAGTGGTCATGCTCACCACGTTCGACCTGGACGAGTACGTGCTCGCCGCCATCCGGGTCGGCGCGAGCGGCTTCCTGTTGAAGGACGCGCGTCCGGAGCAGCTGCTCGAGGCCGTTCGCACCGTCGCGCGTGGCGACGCCGTCATCGCCCCCTCGATGACCCGCAGGCTGCTCGACCACGTCGCCCCGCTCATCGCCGCAGAGCCCGCGGTGGTGAGCGACGCCGCACGCCTCGTCGCCACCCTCACCGAGCGGGAGCGCGACGTGTTCCTGCTGATCGCCGCGGCGCGATCGAACGCCGAGATCGCCTCCGACCTCTTCCTCTCCGAGGCGACGGTGAAGACGCATGTCGCGCACATCCTCACCAAGCTCGGCGCCCGCGACCGGGTGCAGGCGGTCGTGGTCGCCTACGAGGCCGGCGTGGTCGGGCCGAGTTCATCTCATCCGAAGGGATGA
- a CDS encoding putative oxygenase MesX: MANEFTYRITTTAFDEDYAPSESSRATTNFANLARGDQRQENLRNALTMIDRRFNDLAREDNPDGDRYAVELEIVSVELRFDAEGEDREFPLIEVLDVEIVDRATGEHHPGIVGNNFSSYVRDYDFSVLLPSVSGGAGPSIPDDFGDLHGKLFQHFLDSDAYRERFAASPVICISVSTSRTYRQTEHRHPVLGVEYVQDGDASLTDAYFGRMGLQVRYFMPPGGKAPLALYFRGDLLSDYSDLQLIGTISTMESFQKIYRPEIYNANSAAASIYRPSLTQQDYSLTKIIYDREERSRLAVTQGAFTDEHFITPHGDVLRRWAADYSAAVR, translated from the coding sequence CGAGGACTACGCGCCGTCGGAGAGCTCGCGGGCCACCACGAACTTCGCCAACCTCGCCCGCGGAGATCAGCGTCAGGAGAACCTCCGCAACGCTCTGACGATGATCGATCGACGCTTCAACGACCTTGCCCGGGAGGACAATCCGGACGGCGACCGGTACGCCGTCGAGCTCGAGATCGTCTCCGTGGAACTGCGTTTCGACGCAGAGGGCGAGGATCGCGAGTTCCCCCTGATCGAGGTGCTCGACGTCGAGATCGTCGACCGCGCCACAGGGGAGCATCATCCTGGAATCGTCGGCAACAACTTCTCCTCCTATGTCCGCGACTACGACTTCAGCGTCCTGCTGCCATCGGTGAGCGGCGGCGCCGGGCCCTCGATCCCCGACGATTTCGGGGATCTGCACGGCAAGCTGTTCCAACACTTCCTCGACTCGGACGCGTACCGCGAACGCTTCGCCGCCTCGCCCGTCATCTGCATCAGCGTCTCGACGAGCAGGACCTACCGCCAGACGGAGCACCGCCACCCGGTCCTCGGCGTCGAGTACGTGCAGGACGGCGACGCCTCGCTGACCGACGCGTACTTCGGGCGGATGGGGCTGCAGGTCCGCTACTTCATGCCGCCGGGCGGCAAGGCGCCGCTCGCCTTGTACTTCCGGGGCGACCTGCTGAGCGACTACTCGGACCTGCAGCTCATCGGCACCATCAGCACGATGGAGTCGTTCCAAAAGATCTACCGGCCCGAGATTTACAACGCCAATTCGGCAGCCGCGAGCATCTATCGGCCGAGTCTCACCCAGCAGGACTACTCGCTCACCAAGATCATCTACGACCGCGAGGAGCGGAGCCGGCTCGCGGTCACGCAGGGCGCGTTCACCGACGAGCACTTCATCACGCCGCACGGGGACGTGCTGCGGCGGTGGGCCGCCGACTACTCAGCGGCCGTCCGTTGA
- a CDS encoding ABC transporter ATP-binding protein — translation MPNNTPALSAASAVGVTKVFGSGDGAVHALRGVDLEISRGRVTAIMGQSGSGKSTLLQVMAGLEPPTEGRVLLGDEVISAMGDEQLTRLRRTRMGFVFQSFNLLPALDALENIRLPFLLAGRSVDRDTEAWIQLLVDRLGLRERVTHRPQQLSGGQQQRVAIARALATRPDVLFADEPTGSLDSASSRDVLDLLRTASAEWGQTVVLVTHDPVAASTADRIVRMADGRIVDDWDGGTAEQIAERMLEGSIR, via the coding sequence ATGCCGAACAACACACCAGCCCTCTCCGCCGCGTCCGCCGTCGGCGTCACCAAGGTCTTCGGATCCGGGGACGGCGCCGTGCACGCCCTCCGCGGCGTCGACCTCGAGATCAGCCGCGGCCGCGTCACCGCCATCATGGGGCAGTCCGGGTCGGGCAAGTCGACGCTCCTGCAGGTGATGGCGGGGCTCGAGCCGCCGACCGAGGGTCGGGTGCTGCTCGGCGACGAGGTCATCAGCGCGATGGGCGACGAGCAGCTCACCCGCCTCCGCCGCACCCGGATGGGCTTCGTCTTCCAGTCGTTCAACCTGCTGCCCGCCCTCGACGCCCTCGAGAACATCCGGCTGCCCTTCCTGCTCGCCGGCCGCTCCGTCGATCGCGACACGGAAGCCTGGATCCAGCTGCTCGTCGACCGGCTCGGCCTGCGCGAGCGGGTCACGCACCGCCCGCAGCAGCTGTCGGGCGGCCAGCAGCAGAGGGTCGCGATCGCGCGGGCCCTCGCGACCCGACCCGACGTGCTGTTCGCCGACGAACCGACCGGAAGCCTCGACAGCGCGTCGAGCCGCGACGTGCTCGACCTCCTCCGCACCGCGTCGGCCGAATGGGGGCAGACCGTCGTGCTCGTCACTCACGACCCCGTCGCCGCGAGCACCGCCGACCGCATCGTGCGCATGGCAGACGGCCGCATCGTCGACGACTGGGATGGCGGCACCGCCGAGCAGATCGCGGAGCGCATGCTCGAGGGGAGCATCCGATGA
- a CDS encoding MarR family winged helix-turn-helix transcriptional regulator, translating to MNETNDTIESLIVSAYRLTRVATQSTGDQTSPAVWRTLSILTQDGPMRLGQLATASRVAQPTMTKIVQNLASDDWVLRIADVEDARSWLIDISPKGRQKLADWRVRVTQAAEPLFDDLTAGEWSTLRDAAAILQSRLVSQAVAA from the coding sequence GTGAACGAGACAAACGACACCATCGAATCCCTCATCGTCTCGGCCTACCGTCTCACTCGCGTCGCGACGCAGAGCACCGGAGACCAGACCTCCCCCGCCGTCTGGCGGACCCTGTCGATCCTCACGCAGGACGGCCCCATGCGCCTCGGTCAGCTCGCCACCGCGAGCCGGGTCGCGCAGCCCACCATGACGAAGATCGTGCAGAACCTCGCCTCCGACGACTGGGTGCTGCGCATCGCCGACGTCGAGGACGCCCGCTCGTGGCTGATCGACATCTCCCCGAAGGGCCGGCAGAAGCTCGCCGACTGGCGCGTGCGCGTCACGCAGGCCGCCGAGCCGCTGTTCGACGACCTGACCGCCGGCGAGTGGAGCACGTTGCGCGACGCCGCCGCGATCCTGCAGAGCCGCCTCGTCAGCCAGGCGGTCGCGGCGTGA